The following is a genomic window from Haliaeetus albicilla chromosome 13, bHalAlb1.1, whole genome shotgun sequence.
GACACTGCATCTTGACACGCATCAGAGGGCTGCACGGGAACACACCGGCGCTGTCCTGGCAGAAGGGGGAACGGGGAGTGCAGGAGAACACGGTGCTGAGCTGTACTGAGTCCATCTGGAACACGACAGCTCTTCAGGGTTCAGGCTCAGAATGCTTGTGTGCGTGtctgcagccagccctggcaAAGGTGAGCTCTTCAGGACACATGTGCTATCTTGATAGTTTAACAAAACATGAGCTATAATATTGTATCCCCATTGTTCAAGAAAAGGGGGAGGACACCATTGTTCACttggcaaacaaacaaaaatgaagccTGTCCCAATTCTTCTCGAGAAATTgctttgtcaaaaaaaaaatcaacccccTAAGTCTTATTGAGGAATAACACCTAGTCGGTCTTATCAGCTCAAAAATTCCCTAttatcttttccttcctctcttaaATTACTGCGACAGGTTTCTTATTTCATTGCAGCAAACGTTTTAAGCTTGCTGTTGTCTTAGAATCTCTCTTACTGGTACAACTACCTCaataagaaacagaatttaGAGATACCAGAAATTGTGCTAGCcagctggagaaagggaaaagaaactgcATCTTCACCCAAAGATAAAATGTCCAGTCTTTTAACAAATACATCTTTATGGCATCAGGAACAGTTCGAGTTCCTCCCTTGAGCTCTGGGTAATAGTTACTAgggaatcaggaaaaaaaaagcggAGACTGTAACTCATTAAATAGCAGGATATATTGTAATGCATGAGCTGAGGCGCTCTCAAGCTTCCCAAACCAAGGGGCACAGAGCAAACTGTCCTTCTTGCCCACACCCCAGGGCATCCCTGTTCTCTTTTCCAAATACGACACCAGGCACTGGCAGAAGAGAGAACTACGTGCCTGGCAGCTGAAAGAcgagggaagagaaaatatgatGTGCAATAAATCAGGTACGTGCAAAATAATCATGGCAGGCCACATCATCGTAACACTGCTCGGCATTGTTTCCACCTTGATGATCTTTCAGCATGTCACGATGCTGAATCATGATGACACAGGGGCAGGAAGCACATATCAGATTCAAAGTGAAAAGGTCATGTTTTGCTTGTGGCCCTACGAAGCACTGGAGAGACTTTCTTTACGTTGGAGTCCCTTGTTCTCACGCTGGGAAGACTTGTCTCCACCAAAATAGAGAAAAGCTTCCGGAGCAGTCCAGATAAATTTGACCTACATACAGATAAAAcaggaattttttctttttctccccccccccccccccccaaacttctTATCGCTGTATCAGTGCATGGATTTCaaatagtgtttaaaaaatgttctttaaaagtaACTTTCTGTCCATAACTGGACTTTAAGCACCCTGAGGGCCTGCTGGCTTGCTTAAGTTGAGGCCAAAAATGTACATAATTGTCAATCTTTAGCAAGTCAGGGAGTTTTTTTCTAACCAAAGCCAGAAATACTCCCTCTGGAGAAACCTCACAAACAATGTGGAACAAGCTTTTGAACTTTCCATGGTACAAAGTTTAAAATGAGGACAAAACTGGAATGAGTCAGTCTTGAGTATTTTCTAAGCTCAGCTGCATTTCCATAGCTTTACAGATAGAGACATCTGGTAgcagcattttcatttaaaaaaaataaaaaggacattGTCTTGTTCTTCACTAGTGTAATtaatctttctttaaatatgaaaaaattaataaagtagtcaaatattttaatatgtataAATCTCTCTGGATCAACCCTAACCATATTTTTGGTATAATAAAAATAGGCTATATTCCCAGAGAAGCAAATGCATATCATTTCAGACAGGTTCAGGGACAGCAAAAACAATTTTAGTTGAAGAGCCCGGAGGAATCCCGCAATATTAAACACAATATTAAACACAAGTTTACACAAAGTAATTGAGAATACTTCTCCTTATAATTTAGCCCAACCCTTATAATCTCAGATTATAATGCAAggtttttcctttaaacattACACCATTATGCTATTCAGTGATAAACAACCAAATTATTCTGTTACTTTAATTTCAGCAGAAACTTTTAGGGAAACTCTACGATGGCATCAACAAGCACTAAGCGGGATGGGAGGCGGTCCAGGGTTTATTTTCAGGGCTCTGAGCCCGACCCTCCGTTGTCCCAAGGGCTGTGTGCCACTTCATACTGTGACAGGAGAATATCAAACTCTTGGTCTATCAGAGAGCTGAAGCCTGGATCCTGAAAACTGCTGAGACCCCTTAGCTTGTGCTGGCCACGGAGTGACTTGATGGGACCCTGCAGTCGGTCGTGTGCTTCTCTGTAATGGTCCGGCGCTAGCACAGCCAGTCAATAACCCCACACCTTCCTGATCACCTCTAATGGGTGACCCTTTCCTCGCTCTGCAGAAACAGGGGGGCAGGGGAGGTATCGGGGAGAGGAATAAACCACGCCAAGAGCATGCATTCGACAAAGGAGTACTTCCACAGCCCTGTGGATGTACTTTGTACAGTTTGTCCTGTTTAGAAAGGAAGTGAGTTTAACAGAGAATCCAACTCAGACAAACAGTACTCtagttttatttggaaaagcTGCAAACCTGTTACAGTTCACTTGCTAGTATGAAAAGCAAGCTTGAAAAATGCCACTGTTGAGATCAGTGAATAGTGGTTTAAGTGGAGTAAGAGCAGTCAGGCTGAATAACACAGTGGAGTGGTGTGGAGGGAAAGAGAGCAAATGCTACAGGCCCCCAAGTTCTGAATTTTAATCGTGACGCTATCGTGGACACACATGTGTCTGACTGACACCTTGCGCTACCAGCTCAGGAGCATGTGTAGCTTCCAAGTGGCCTTCTGGCAGCAGTGAAAAACTTAGCCTGGAGTTCCAGGgacttttttcctgttcacaGCGAAACTATCTGAAGATGagattacttttttatttaaactttatTCCTAAGCTGATTTTGTTCTGTGAATTAAAATTCCCTAATCTTATTATTCTGTATTCCCCCCCTCGCCCGGGGCTTCAAAGATTCCTTTTTGGTTGCTTATACAACCTTACTGCTGCAGTACTCAATATATAAAGCATGGTATAAATGCAGCTATTATTACTACttaatgaaaacagagaagttATTCATTGaccaaccctttttttttttttttttgcatttctaataAACATATGCGATCCATATCTAAGTGGTGACAAAAAACTGTGACCTTGCATCCTCATCATGACTGGTATTAAAAGACTTTTCATCTGCATTCTCTGCAAAGCAGTATGTCTCATCATTACCTAGTCACCAGTCAAGTTCTTTTCCAACATTCACTGACACGGAGAAGAAATTAGCTATCTTGGAAATGCCACATTAAGGAGCAAGTGAAGAGTAaccagcagaaaagaaagaggaggaagtcCCTTCCCCCTCAGTTTTGGCAACCGTCATGTTGGTCATTTTGCTTTGTATACCGTATGCTGGCTTTTCATCGTGCTTTGTCCTTACGCTCTCTTTTAAGGAACAAGCTCTTTGGCAATGAATAGAGTCTTTATATGCTTGGAAAACATTTCTAGCATGTTGTAGACACTATTGTAATATAAATACTCATTGTCTTCCAGAGTTTCcttaccaccaccaccactctTTCTGCAGCTTTGTCACTGGACAACAACCTTCATTAAACTGTTTTGTGCCTCTGGTGAAGTGCTGTAATCATAAAATACGGCAAATGCTTCACATACCCGAAGGTGGATTTTGTTGAACTTGGTATTTCTGTTGACCATGCTGGGGAAGAGTATGTCAAGACATTACCAAATGTAAAAACCAAGACCAAGACCTTTAATTGCATCCCAAAAGACAGGTGGGAAAGAACAAAAGACTTTTGAAGCCAAATTAGCCCATTAATTAGTAACTATCATTAGGTTTTAGCCAGGCACCATATTTGTACCTTGgtctttttcttatttgtttcaTAGTTGGACTATTGAGTTTAGGGTCTGTGACTTTCATCTCCATTATGTTTGCTGAAGGAGTATGCAACAAATGCAAAAGGTTTTTAactcttcagtttctttctggCAGAACGTCATTGTTTGCATTTCTCAAGTTTTTGAAAATAACAACCTTGACTCTCTTCTCATTTAGCTCGGTTTAACAATGCTGCAAGCCCAAGGAATTCAGCTGCGTTAATCTCAGTTTAAAGCAAGCCAGAGGAATGCCTAGCCTAATATTTCCGACATACCTCATATACCTGTAGTTAAAGAACAACTCTCATTAAACCTAGATTTAAAATCTGTCCACTTTATGTTCTGaatttaaaacttgtttttgaCCCActtccttctgcctctgccaCTGTATTTTCCTCCCTTTAAGGGCAATGAACAAAGAAATTACTAATCTGCAACTCTATCTGTTTTTAGTTCCCAGCTTTTCCAGTTCatttggcttattttttttttttttttaattcagcctTGGAGCTCGCTGATCACACTCACCTTGAAATCTCATCCTTTGGGCTTTCATGACCTTGTCCTCTCAGGATTCCTTCTGTCTTTCTAATAATTCAccctgtttttcctcctcattttctGTGTATGTACCACAGGCGTCTGTAGCCTTGGCACactgtgtttctctttttacaTCCTTCACGTAGTACACGCAGTGCCCAACATTCCTCCAAGTCCTATTGCTATGTCAATTAATTCTGAATTCAGTGCCATATAGAGAGATGATAAGAAACAAACCATTTTAATTGCGTACATAAAGCCGTCTCACTGTAATACAAGTATATTACAGCCTTAAGCTTCACAACAGCCTGCGAGGAGCAAAAGCATTACTATTCCTCTTCTGCAGTGGTGAAGAAAAACCGACTTGTCAAAATCACACAGAAGTCTGCGGCAGCCTATGGGTTACCAACCAGAGGATCCATTTCACCCTTCTACCTCCAGATCTGTATATTGGCTCATGTATTTGACACTTTGTGGACTGTAGAACGGATTCGCTTAACTTAAGAGGCTGTGCACACCAACTGCAGGCGCTGCCTCtcaccagcccagcccagggagcACACACTTGCTGCCTGTTCACCAAATGGTTCTcccggggggggtgggcaggagaaTCCCCCAGCCCGGGAGGAGTCCTTGCTCCGGCTTACCACGAGGCTCTGAGGCATCGACCACCATGTTGGGCTGTATCGCAGGAAATCGTAGAAAACACTCCGCTTCCCTAACATCTACCACAAGCAAGCAAAGCCACGGTTAAGCCGGATCGATCGGAGCTTACGCATCACCTCAGAGGAGTCCCGGTCCTCATGTGGCTTCTGACAGCCGACGTGACTGCGCCGGGCCCTTCGTCCTTCCACCGGCGCGGCTCTGCCAAACCAACTTCCTTTTTCCTGTCAGGGGCTTTGCCATGTTGATCACGGCGCTGgccccagctcctggcctcTCCTCCTTTCAGAGGCCACATCACCTGCtccttcttcctgctttttgcttttttaaccgGCCTGACTCCGGCCTTTGTTACCGCCGGGCTAGGTGGGACAGAAGCCACAGGTTATTTAGGAGGGAGCCAGCGCGCGTCCCCCTCTGCCAGCTATCCGGCGGGGATATTTTGGGGCCTTACGGGAGTGACAACACCTGGCCCTCCGCTGTGGCCGGGTGCCGCCGCCACCCTCCCTGTCACTCGCGGCGCCACAGCGCCCGGCTTCCATGTCAGCCCGgctcccctcctgctcctcgGTGCCCCCGCCACCCCCTCCGCCCGACCCCGAGGGGCAGCTCGCCACCGGCGACAGGGACAAGGGCACCATCGACCGCCCGGGGACGGCGGGGGCGTCCCGGGCGGCCCAGGTCGGTGGCACCCCCCAAGCCCGGTCTCCCCCCCGCCTCCGGGGCCGTGGCGGAGGCCGCGCTCCTCAGGGggccgctgccgcccgccctcccgccgcctCGGGGGCGCCCCGGCCGAGGACCGCCCGCCCACGGCCCGCAGCCCGTCCGTGCGCTCGACGTCGGGGCCGGGCTCCGCGGCAACGGCCGATCGGCCCCTCCGCGCcgtgcggtgcggtgcggtaCGCTGCGGGCCGGCCttcccccggcccggccccgcccggccccgcccggccagcggcgcggcgcggccccgcccgccTTGACGCGCCGGCGGCGCTGGCGGGCTGGAAGTGGCGTACGTGCAAAGCGGGCCGCGAGAGTGGCGCCTCCTCCTCGCCCCGACACAGCGGCGGAGagaggcggcggccgccgctccgGCCCGCGCACTGGGCAGAGAGGCCGGGCGGGGAGCGGAaggcagctcccccccccccacccccccccgccccgccatcccccctcctccccccccaccccctcggCCGCGCacgccgccggcggggcggcgaTGAGGCGGCGCTAGCGGCGTTTAGCGGCGCTAAGGGAGGGCGGCGCGCGGGCCCccgcggcagccccgcgcccggccgcccccgaAGGCAGGCCGCGGGCCGGCGGAgggcggagggcggcgggggccgcggcggagccgggcggccATGATGCAGTGAGCGCTCCCTCCCCGCGCGGCCGGGTGGGGGCCCGCGTTAgcgccgctcccgcccgcctCCTTACATAACCCCTCGGCCGCGGAGCGGGGCTGCGGCGGCACCACCACCAGCGCCATGGCGAATGACAGCGGCGGCGGAGCCGGccagggcggcggcggcgagagtagcggcggcggcggcggcggcggcagcagcagcagcgagcGGGACCGTCAGTACTGCGAGCTGTGCGGGAAGATGGAGAACCTGCTGCGGTGCGGGCGCTGCCGCAGCTCCTTCTACTGCAGCAAGGAGCACCAGCGCCAGGACTGGAAGAAGCACAAGCTCATCTGCCGCGGCGGAGGCACGGCGGCGGCGGTAGCGACGGCCGCAGCAGGGGGCGCTGCCGAGCCCCGCGGCGGGCACCCCCCGCCGCCGACCCGCGCCCAcagcggcggggccgccgcggcgggaggcggcAGCCGGGCGGCCGGagccggagcggcggcggggaagggcgcagcgccgccgccgccgccctcggAGGCCCCCGGCGAGGCCGCCCCGCTGACCAACAACCACGCAGgagcggccgccggcggcggtGGTGGTGAGGGGGaggccgcggccgcggccccggccccggcccagtCCCCGTCGCCCTCCGGGGAGGCGGTGCTGCTGTACCGGGACAAGTCGAACCTGTACCCGGGCGGCGTGCaggcggggcccggcggggccgcgcTGCGCCCCAACGGGCAGACGAAGTCGCTGGTGCCGCAGCGGCTGGCGCTGGAGTACATCGTGCCCTGCATGAACAAGCACGGCATCTGCGTGGTGGACGACTTCCTCGGCAAGGAGCTGGGCGGGCTGGTGGCCCAGGAGGTGCGGGCCCTCCACCACACCGGCCGCTTCACCGACGGGCAGCTCGTCAGCCAGAAGAGCGACTCCTCCAAGGACATCCGCGGCGACAAGATCACCTGGGTGGAGGGCAAGGAGCCGGGCTGCCAGACCATCCGGCTCCTCATGAACAGCATGGACGATCTCATCCGACACTGCAACGGCAAGCTGGGCAACTACAAAATCAACGGCAGGACGAAAGTGAGTGCGGGGACcgctgacacccccccccctcctttccccttccctcccttcccttcctcctgcagccggggggggcggcggagcCGGCGCTTGCCCGGGCAGGGGCGTGTGTGCGCGCACGTGTGCGCCTGTCTGCGGGTGTGCGTGCGTGTGCGCacgtccgtccgtccgtctgGGTCGGTCGGTCTGTCTGTCACACGCACACACgctccccgctccctccccgcagccccgtCCCCGGGGCCGGGTCGGCCGCAGCCTCGGGGGCGGGTGTTGTCCGCGGTCAGcgcccccgggggggggtcgCTTTGGACCCAGAAGGTGTGAAAGGGTTGGTTTGtccctctgcttttccagagcaggggggaggaggggaaaaaaaaaaaaagcttttggtttttttttccccctatctCGTTTATATCCCTGCGTTTTCTTAAAAACTTGACTTGGAAGCTTACCCGCTAGGCGatgaattattaaaatgcaagttttgCCGAGGTCTCCGGAAAAAACTGAAAGCAATATACTCATTGGCTTCTGAAGGCGGGGGGGTAGCGTGTGCTAGGCGCCGGCTGTAATGCCTTCTCGGCAGCCACGGCTGCGCGCACCTTACCCGGAACGGGGCTTCCCGAAGAGTGTGAAGAATTCTGTGCGTAACTTTTTTGCAGGCTCGCATGAATAGGTCGGGTTTTGGTAAGTCCTGTCTCAGAATGCGGCCTGCCAAGTGTTAGACTTAAAAATGCGGAGAGGAGACCCCGGGCAGCAGACTCACAGCTGTGAGGAGCAGGGTGGCTTTGGGAagaggttggggttttgggggggggggggttgttttttttttgttttttttttactctcatCAAGTCTCTTTTCTGCAAATCCTTACTCTTTAGCTGTATTTCGAGACCAGAGAACCGAGTCAAAATCTCCCATTGTATTAGCCTAATTTGCAATTCCCTTCCAgtcctttaaataaaattcacGCCCTTGATAAAGGACTAGTAATGAATATTCATCAGTatcttttcagtaaaaaaaaaaaagaggggggggaagcCCCTTCACAATGTGCTACCTCTATTAAAACATAAGGAAGCTAGTGAATTGGTAGGCACCATCCCGCCGCGGTGGTTGCACTGTCACAGACAGACTGTtgttgctgcagctgcagaatcTCAGCTGGTAGGAAGCTgcgggagggaggaggggagaaactGTAAGGCAAAAAAACCAGCCTTGGATTTGTTTGGGGCACGGGGAACTCCCGTGATAAAGAGAAGTGAGtgggaatttttcttttttttttttttttttgaaatgcgGTCTTTGTGTACCTTTAGTTGAACCAGTACTGTGCTAAAACTTTTTAACAGGAACGTGGTCTAGATTCCTCCTAGGTCCCTGTTAGCTTGGACTTTTCTAACCCAACTCATCTTTCAGACACTCCTAAATCTCTTCAAGGCCCCCGTGCTTCAAACTTGCACTCTAAAAATATCAGTGGTTTTGCTGGGTTTCAGCTTTATGCAGCAAAGAGGAATACCGCTTCTGTGTTTATGCGCAGAGGTATGCTTCCATAAATAATACGTGCCAGGGCTTTAGAAAAGGACTTTCAGAATTGTAATCCTGAACCATGCATGCGATTCCTGGGCTACTGTTCCTTATTTTTCTAAGTAGTTGATACTTTTGCTAGTTgtgaaagagaggggaaaatctCTTCACGCTGCACGCTTTTGTGGAGGAACGGCAAAGCAATGAAGATTGTGGGTTTTCAGTCACTGCTGAAATTCCTCTGTATTTGGGGGATCAGAACAGATGCAGGGAGCAGGTCAGTGAAGGTGCAGTGCTTTACTCCTTGGTGGTACAGAAGTGCATGACTTTCTGTCTCTCACCTTCCCTTGCTTATCTGCCCACAAAAGTCAGTGCTTGTTGTGCTGCAGGAAAGCTCAGTTCCCTAAAGTTTCAGCAAGAGCAGAATGAAAACTGTCAGTCGCTCTCACAGATTCGCCCaagctgaagaaacagaagccATTGATGAGAAGAGATGGACAAGTCAGTGGAAGAGCGTGATCTGTCGAAACACGGGGTTTGTCAGCGTTTGGGAATGCTCGTTTGTAAAGTCAGCAGGGATGGGAGTGGTGTTACTTTCCCGTTCTCTTCTTTTGCGTCCGTGGAGATCTGTACCTTTCCTCTGCCCTTAATGCCACAGTAAGttgagttggggggggggggggagcaatcCAGCAGTGGAGACATCTATACATCCCTTCGGGGCTCCTGGCTGTTTAGAGGGCAAAAGGGAAGATGTAATATAAACAGAGACGCCTCTTGGTtatctgaagtaattttttcttcacttcttgCCCTTGCTGTTTCTGAATCGAGGTTTGATTGCGTTGCTGCCAGAGTCCCGGTATACTTTTTATTCTTGGCAGTATAGAAGGGTGTGCAGTGG
Proteins encoded in this region:
- the EGLN1 gene encoding egl nine homolog 1 isoform X2; protein product: MANDSGGGAGQGGGGESSGGGGGGGSSSSERDRQYCELCGKMENLLRCGRCRSSFYCSKEHQRQDWKKHKLICRGGGTAAAVATAAAGGAAEPRGGHPPPPTRAHSGGAAAAGGGSRAAGAGAAAGKGAAPPPPPSEAPGEAAPLTNNHAGAAAGGGGGEGEAAAAAPAPAQSPSPSGEAVLLYRDKSNLYPGGVQAGPGGAALRPNGQTKSLVPQRLALEYIVPCMNKHGICVVDDFLGKELGGLVAQEVRALHHTGRFTDGQLVSQKSDSSKDIRGDKITWVEGKEPGCQTIRLLMNSMDDLIRHCNGKLGNYKINGRTKAMVACYPGNGTGYVRHVDNPNGDGRCVTCIYYLNKDWDAKVSGGILRIFPEGKAQFADIEPKFDRLLFFWSDRRNPHEVQPAFATRKTDRIPLL
- the EGLN1 gene encoding egl nine homolog 1 isoform X1 produces the protein MANDSGGGAGQGGGGESSGGGGGGGSSSSERDRQYCELCGKMENLLRCGRCRSSFYCSKEHQRQDWKKHKLICRGGGTAAAVATAAAGGAAEPRGGHPPPPTRAHSGGAAAAGGGSRAAGAGAAAGKGAAPPPPPSEAPGEAAPLTNNHAGAAAGGGGGEGEAAAAAPAPAQSPSPSGEAVLLYRDKSNLYPGGVQAGPGGAALRPNGQTKSLVPQRLALEYIVPCMNKHGICVVDDFLGKELGGLVAQEVRALHHTGRFTDGQLVSQKSDSSKDIRGDKITWVEGKEPGCQTIRLLMNSMDDLIRHCNGKLGNYKINGRTKAMVACYPGNGTGYVRHVDNPNGDGRCVTCIYYLNKDWDAKVSGGILRIFPEGKAQFADIEPKFDRLLFFWSDRRNPHEVQPAFATRYAITVWYFDADERARAKVKYLTGEKGVRVELNKPSDSVGKDVL